A DNA window from Daucus carota subsp. sativus chromosome 3, DH1 v3.0, whole genome shotgun sequence contains the following coding sequences:
- the LOC108211375 gene encoding brassinosteroid-responsive RING protein 1, whose product MAAISQFFHNLYTISIVFLTLLFLELLILLRSISGVLDFSGNSPVTAAQFFKLIERKNPASRYKAGLKDEVKECAVCLSVFEERQEIRKVKQCNHTFHKQCLDTWLQQDCPTCPLCRISVLPEEVVARYRRQRNNQEYYYGSDEEMMVLLSALHGNYLRRLAH is encoded by the coding sequence ATGGCAGCCATTTCTCAGTTCTTCCATAACCTCTACACTATCTCCATAGTTTTCTTAACCCTTCTTTTCCTTGAACTCCTCATCCTTCTCCGTTCCATCTCCGGCGTCCTGGACTTCTCCGGCAACTCTCCGGTGACAGCGGCCCAATTCTTCAAACTCATCGAAAGAAAGAACCCAGCTAGCCGGTACAAGGCAGGACTCAAAGATGAGGTAAAAGAATGTGCTGTTTGTTTGTCTGTGTTTGAAGAAAGACAGGAGATTAGGAAAGTCAAGCAATGTAATCACACTTTTCACAAACAGTGTCTTGACACGTGGCTACAACAGGATTGTCCGACATGTCCGCTTTGCCGGATTAGTGTGCTGCCGGAGGAGGTTGTGGCTAGGTACAGACGACAGCGGAATAATCAAGAATATTATTACGGGAGTGACGAGGAGATGATGGTGTTGTTGTCGGCATTACATGGTAATTATTTGCGGAGATTAGCTCATTAA